The Microcystis panniformis FACHB-1757 region AGGCACGATAGGCGGGAAAAACGCCAAAAAAGAGACCAATACCCGTGGAAACGCTCAAAGACAGGATGACGGCGGTGGCGGAAACAGTGGCAGCCAGGGGAGAGAAACTGGAGACGAGAACGATCGCTCCTGCACCGACGAGAATACCAAGCGCACCGCCGGCGATGGAAACGAGAGTTGATTCAATCAGAAATTGTAAGAGAATATCCTGTTCTCTGGCTCCGATCGCTTTTCTTAGTCCGATTTCCCCGGTTCTTTCCGAAACCGAAACGAGCATAATATTCATCACCCCGATACCCCCGACAATTAGGGAAATACCGGCGATTAGAGCCAAAAGTAGGGTTAGACCCTGGGTAATCGTGCCGAAGATTTCGATCATCTGTTTAGCAGTTTCGACGCGAAAATCATCCTCAGCGACGATTTTATGACGTAAACGCAGGAGATTCTCGATTTGGAACTTAGCGGCGCGGATTTCCTCCCCCGATCGCGCGGTGAGACTAATCCAACTCAACTCGACACCGTAGGGGCCGGTTTTGCCCACCAGTTGCGAGTTCATGGTGCTAAGGGGAATAATCAGCATTTCATCCTGATTATTGCCAAAAAAGGAGCCTTTCGCCTCTAAAATCCCGATCACCTCAAAACTGAGATTTTTGATCCGCAGCTGTTGACCGAGGGGATTTTGGGTGGGGAAAAGTTGCGCTGCCACTTCACGGCCGATTACCGTTACCCGTTTGTTGCGGGCTAGATCGATATTATTGATAAAACGACCTTTTTCTAGGGTAAAATTGCGGACAGAAGCGTATTCTGGGGTGCTTCCCGTCACTAGAGCCGTCATGTTGCGATTACGATAGGAAATCAGGAAACGAGCGTTTATTTCCGGGGCGACTTCGGCGACGGTGGGAACCTGTTCGGCGATCGCCTGAGCATCGGCTAAAACCAAGGTTTTCGGTAAATTAACGGTGGTATTGCGTGCTTGTCGCGACCCCGGCACCACAAAAAGAGTATTGGGTCCCAAGTTAGCAAACTGGTCATTGGCTAAGGTTTGCGCCCCTTGGCCAATACCGATCATGGCCACCACCGAAGCGTTACCGATGATAATTCCTAACATAGTCAGGCCGCTACGCACTTTATTGGCCCCTAGGGTGGCGACGGCCATTTTTAAACTTTCGATGATAAACATATCAGTTATCAGTTATCAGTTATCAGTTATCAGTTATCAGTTATCAGTTATCAGTTATCAGTTATCAGTTATCAGTTATCAGTTATCAGTTATCAGTTATCAGTTATCAGTTATCAGTTATCAGTTATCAGTTATCAGTTATCAGTTATCAGTTATCAGTTATCAGTTATCAGTTAGATAGTTGTAGGGTTTTGGGGTATTAGTTGAATTCCCCCATTTCCCCATTCCCCCATTTCCCCATTTCCCCATTTCCCCATTTCCCCATTCCCCCATTTCCCCATTCCCCCATTTCCCGAATCCTGACCTAGCATAAAAAAGACAATTTAGGAATACTTGTTAAAGAAAATTATTGAGATTTTTTATTAGTTTTCGAGGTATCTTCGGCTCCTTGGGGGAGATCGATAAAGACCTTTTCTCCGGCTTCCAACCCTGATAAAATCTGGGTTTTATCGTCTAAGACCAAACCGATCGAAACGGGTTTAAAACTGGGTTTATTTTCGGCATCGGGAACTAAAACCCCTGACTTGCCTTCCCGGGTGACAATGGCGACAGTCGGCACGACCAGAGCATTATCTAACTGCTGGCCGACAAAAGTTACATCCACATTCATTTTCGATTTGAGTTTGTCTCGTCCCGTCACCAAACCGATTCTCACTTCAAAAGAAGTAACATTCTCCTCGATAATTGCTTCAGGAGCCACAAGAATAACTCGACCTTCAAAGACTTCTTCAGGAAAAGCATCGGCGACAATTCGCACGGGTTGGCCGCGCTGCAATAAACCCACATCTACTTCTGGCACTTTAGCAATTACTTCCAATCCCGATGCTAGGGCGATAATCGAGGTGGAAGTGGCGGAAGCGGTACTAGAGGCCGAAGTGGTGGGAGTGACAAAAGAACCCTCGGTGGCGTATTTTTGGGTGACGATGCCATCAAAGGGGGCAGTAATGACTGTATCGCGGTATTGAATCTTAATTTGCTCTAAATTGGCTCTAGCAGCCGCTACAGATGATTCTAGTCGAGCAAGCTCCGTTTCTTGGGTTTTTTGGCGTTGTTCGAGGGCAAATTTCGCTTCAGCGATCGCTGCTGCCGCTCGGATCATTTCCTGCTCAATTCCCGCTACTTCTGGGGAAGCGGTTTTATCCGCTTGTTCCAAACGGCGGATCGATTCGTCTAAATTGGCTTTAGCATTGAGATATTCATTGAGGACGGCATCAAATTGGTCTTGAGCGATCGCTCCTTCCCGGACTAAATTTTCATTGCGTTTAACCCGATTTTCTGCTAGTCGAAACCGGGATTGGGCCGCTTGTACCTGAGCTTGCAGTTGGTCTAAATCTTTGGGAATTCTTTCTTTGGCCTGAGCTAAACGGGCTTCTAATTGCTTATAACTGGCCTGGGCCTGATAAAATCGGGCTTGTAATTGGCGGATATCTTCGGGAATACTGCGTTTAGCCTGTTCCAGACTGGCTAGAGCTTCCCGCAGACGCGCTTCTGACTGCATTCCTTGGGCATACACCTCTAAATTATCCATGACGGCGAGGGTTTGTCCCCTTTTAACGACCATGCCCTGATCCACCAATAATCGCACTAATCGGCCGGGGTTTTTCGGGCTAATGTTGACACTTTGGATTGGTTCCACCCTACCACTAGCTTTAATTTCCACAGCGAGGGTTTCCCGTTGAGCAGGAACGGTCATTTTCGCCAATTCTAGGGCAGGAGGAGGGGTTTGCAGCAAACGATAAGAAACCACTCCCACCGCCAGAAAACCACTAGCCATGAGTCCGAATATCCAAAATAGGGGGCGATTTGATTTTCCCAACACGGTTATTGCCATCGATCAGCCAAAAGTTAATTGGTTATATACTAACGTCTCTAGAGTTGCCTTTGTTGTTTCTTTAGCCAACAACCCCCAAGCGAGATAGACTGATTAAAAAAGGCCTATCGCGGGGGTAAACTGTGCCAAAACTTCAATTAATCGTTTCTTTACTCATTTTTTTCGTCGCTGGCAGC contains the following coding sequences:
- a CDS encoding ABC transporter permease → MFIIESLKMAVATLGANKVRSGLTMLGIIIGNASVVAMIGIGQGAQTLANDQFANLGPNTLFVVPGSRQARNTTVNLPKTLVLADAQAIAEQVPTVAEVAPEINARFLISYRNRNMTALVTGSTPEYASVRNFTLEKGRFINNIDLARNKRVTVIGREVAAQLFPTQNPLGQQLRIKNLSFEVIGILEAKGSFFGNNQDEMLIIPLSTMNSQLVGKTGPYGVELSWISLTARSGEEIRAAKFQIENLLRLRHKIVAEDDFRVETAKQMIEIFGTITQGLTLLLALIAGISLIVGGIGVMNIMLVSVSERTGEIGLRKAIGAREQDILLQFLIESTLVSIAGGALGILVGAGAIVLVSSFSPLAATVSATAVILSLSVSTGIGLFFGVFPAYRASKLEPIVALRSV
- a CDS encoding efflux RND transporter periplasmic adaptor subunit; this encodes MAITVLGKSNRPLFWIFGLMASGFLAVGVVSYRLLQTPPPALELAKMTVPAQRETLAVEIKASGRVEPIQSVNISPKNPGRLVRLLVDQGMVVKRGQTLAVMDNLEVYAQGMQSEARLREALASLEQAKRSIPEDIRQLQARFYQAQASYKQLEARLAQAKERIPKDLDQLQAQVQAAQSRFRLAENRVKRNENLVREGAIAQDQFDAVLNEYLNAKANLDESIRRLEQADKTASPEVAGIEQEMIRAAAAIAEAKFALEQRQKTQETELARLESSVAAARANLEQIKIQYRDTVITAPFDGIVTQKYATEGSFVTPTTSASSTASATSTSIIALASGLEVIAKVPEVDVGLLQRGQPVRIVADAFPEEVFEGRVILVAPEAIIEENVTSFEVRIGLVTGRDKLKSKMNVDVTFVGQQLDNALVVPTVAIVTREGKSGVLVPDAENKPSFKPVSIGLVLDDKTQILSGLEAGEKVFIDLPQGAEDTSKTNKKSQ